TGATCGAGAGCCTCATCAGGGAATGGCCCGAGGAATGCGCCCAGGTTCGCGGCCTCCATCAGCCCCGGACCGCCCCCAGTCAAGATGAGCAGGCCGTCCCTGGAAAGAGTCCGGGATATGGTCGCGATCTGCCTGTACGCCACACTGCTCCGTTTCTTGTCGTGGCCTCCCATTACCCCAACGACGCTCTTTCCGACGGAACCAATGAAACGAGAAAGCGCAAGCTCCACCATGGAATCGTGCGCACGTGCAGCGAGGAGCTCGTCAACAGCGAGCGCGCGAGGCCGTCGCGGCGATTGGTCAACGAACCATTCATAAATCCTGTGGTCAAGCGAGGACTTCCATGAGCCAGGCTCAGCTAGATCGAAGCCGTCGTACAATTCGGCCACCCGGTACAAATCGGTTCGGAAGACATCTGTCGGCAAACGGCCGAACTCGGGAATTTGAACGCACTTTGCTCTCGAGACGAACTGGGCCAGCCGAGGCCCAACATGGCAGGCCAAGAAGATGCTGCCTTGGAGGTCTGGGTCGGGCGTGATCTCATCGTCAATTCCGCGAAGGTCAACCCTGACAACTGTGGCTCGTGTTGCCGTCGTTGCACCAAGCCACTCCCGAAACCCTTGAACACTGGTAATCAACTCGTCAGTCATGATTCACTCCGTGCTACTAATGCAACGATCTGTTCAAACCGAGGACAGGACGCCGCGGAATGGGCTAGCCAAGTGGTGTGAGCTTAAGCGAATGCTTGGGGGGAACCAAGGTTCGTCCTGGGGGGTAAATCTCTCGCGAGTG
This Salinibacterium sp. ZJ450 DNA region includes the following protein-coding sequences:
- a CDS encoding LOG family protein; protein product: MTDELITSVQGFREWLGATTATRATVVRVDLRGIDDEITPDPDLQGSIFLACHVGPRLAQFVSRAKCVQIPEFGRLPTDVFRTDLYRVAELYDGFDLAEPGSWKSSLDHRIYEWFVDQSPRRPRALAVDELLAARAHDSMVELALSRFIGSVGKSVVGVMGGHDKKRSSVAYRQIATISRTLSRDGLLILTGGGPGLMEAANLGAFLGPFPDEALDHAINVLRKAEDFGSHEWLSTACAVRADLLGDWEAAEPDESFNLGVPTWLYGHEPPNLFATHSGKMFFNSLREDGLVSLADGGILFGEGNAGTVQELFQDVTQNYYREKEVVMPTPIVLLDRTYWTRASNELPVVDPATGKVLDKRKPVWPLLNQLAAEKNFTSAILVSDDSTEIIKHLRGRPKEATSRRVLAWRGLV